The Caulobacter sp. FWC2 region GCGATGCTGGTCCGAGCCTTCCAGATACAGGTCTGCCGGCCAGTGGCTGTCGGCGCGGCCCTCGATCGTGAAGGCGTGGGTGCAGCCCGAGTCGAACCAGACATCCAGGATGTCGCCGACCTTCTCGTACTGGGCCGCGTCATAGGCCTCACCCAGGAAGTCGGCGTCGGGACGCGAGAACCAGGCGTCGGCCCCGCCTTCGCGGATGGCGGCCAGGATGCGGGCGTTGACCGCCGCGTCCATCAGCGGCGCGCCGGTGGTCTTGTCGACGAACATGGCGAGCGGCGTGCCCCAGGCGCGCTGGCGGCTGACCAGCCAGTCGGGACGCGTCTCGACCATCGAGCCGATGCGGTTGCGCCCGGCGTCGGGGTGGAAGGCGGTGTCTTTGATCGCCTGGATCGCCGTCTCGCGCAGGGTCTGGCCGCTGTCGAGCGGCTGATCCATGCGGATGAACCACTGCGGCGTGTTGCGGAAGATGATCGGCGCCTTCGAGCGCCAGCTGTGCGGATAGCTGTGCTCGACGCGGCCGCGCGCCAGCAGGTTTCCGGCCTCGATCAGCTTGTCCATCACCGCGCCGTTGGCCGGACCGAACTTGCCGGCCTTCTTGCCCTCCGTCTCGATGACCTTCAGGCCCGCGAACAGCGGCACGTGCGGGTAGTAGGCGCCGTCCGGGTCGACGGTGTCGGGGATGGAGTCCAGCGCATAGCCGCTCTTCAGCCACACCAGATAGTCATCCGCGCCGTGGCCCGGGGCGGTGTGGACAAAGCCGGTGCCGGCGTCGTCGGTCACGTGCTCGCCGGCCAGCAGCGGCACGTCGAAGCCGAAGCCCTCATCGAACTGAGCGAGAGGGTGAGCGCAGATCAGGCCCGTCGGATCGACGGGCTCGATCCGGCGCCAGGTCGCGACCTTGGCGGCCTTGCGGACGTCCTCGGCCAGCTTGTCTGCAATGATCAGGCGGTCGCCGGCCTTCGACCACGGGGCGAACTCGAGGTTCTCCTCCATGGCTTCCACCTCATAGAGGCCGTACTCGACCTTGGGGTTGAAGCTGATGGCGCGGTTGGCGGGGATGGTCCACGGGGTGGTGGTCCAGATCACGACGCTGGCGTCGTTGGGCGCCAGGCGGAAGACGTTATCGCCGGCCGGATTGCCCGACAGCGCGTAGTGCTCCTCGTCATAAACCTTGACCGGGAACTTCACCCAGATCGTGGGCGAGACGTGGTCATGGTACTCGATCTCGGCGTCGGCCAGGGCGGTGCGCTCCACCGGGCTCCACATCACCGGCTTGGAGCCGCGATAGAGCTGGCCACTGGCCGCGAACTTGTGGAACTCGGCGACGATCGTGGCTTCCGAGGTGAAGTCCATGGTGGCGTAGCGGTTCCACCAGTCGCCCAGGATGCCCAGGCGCTGGAACTCGGTCTTCTGGGCCTCGACCCAGCCGCCGGCATATTCGCGGCAGCGGGTGCGGAACTCCTCGGCCGGGACCTCGTCCTTGCGGCGGCCCTTGGCGCGGAACTCTTCCTCGATCTTCCACTCGATCGGCAGGCCGTGGCAGTCCCAGCCCGGCACATAGTCGACGTCGTAGCCCAGGGCGAAGCGCGAGCGGACCACGAAGTCCTTCAGCGTCTTGTTCAGGGCGTGGCCGATGTGGATGGCGCCATTGGCGTAGGGCGGGCCGTCGTGCAGCACGAACAGCGGGGCGCCGTCAGCCTGGCGCTTCGCACGGACAGCGCCGTACAGGCCCTTGTCGGAGAGGGCGGCCCAGCCCTCCAGGATCTCGGGCTCCTTCTTGGGCAGGCCCCCGCGCATCGGGAACGGGGTGTCGGGAAGGAAGACGGTTTCGCGATAGTCGCGGGCGGTCGTGGCGTCGTCGGCCATGGAATAGGTGTCCGGCTTGAAGGTATCGGAAGAGGGCGGGAAAACCCGGCGCGCGCTGGAGGATCGTCCGGCGGCGTCACGCCGGGCGGATAATTCGCGAAATCTTCCGAACGAAATTCATGGGCAGC contains the following coding sequences:
- the ileS gene encoding isoleucine--tRNA ligase — translated: MADDATTARDYRETVFLPDTPFPMRGGLPKKEPEILEGWAALSDKGLYGAVRAKRQADGAPLFVLHDGPPYANGAIHIGHALNKTLKDFVVRSRFALGYDVDYVPGWDCHGLPIEWKIEEEFRAKGRRKDEVPAEEFRTRCREYAGGWVEAQKTEFQRLGILGDWWNRYATMDFTSEATIVAEFHKFAASGQLYRGSKPVMWSPVERTALADAEIEYHDHVSPTIWVKFPVKVYDEEHYALSGNPAGDNVFRLAPNDASVVIWTTTPWTIPANRAISFNPKVEYGLYEVEAMEENLEFAPWSKAGDRLIIADKLAEDVRKAAKVATWRRIEPVDPTGLICAHPLAQFDEGFGFDVPLLAGEHVTDDAGTGFVHTAPGHGADDYLVWLKSGYALDSIPDTVDPDGAYYPHVPLFAGLKVIETEGKKAGKFGPANGAVMDKLIEAGNLLARGRVEHSYPHSWRSKAPIIFRNTPQWFIRMDQPLDSGQTLRETAIQAIKDTAFHPDAGRNRIGSMVETRPDWLVSRQRAWGTPLAMFVDKTTGAPLMDAAVNARILAAIREGGADAWFSRPDADFLGEAYDAAQYEKVGDILDVWFDSGCTHAFTIEGRADSHWPADLYLEGSDQHRGWFQSSLLEGCGTRGRAPYKAVLTHGFTQDENGEKMSKSKGNTVEPQTITKESGAEILRLWAAMVDYSEDQRIGKTILATTTDAYRKLRNTTRYLLGALAGFDEAERVTDYADFPPLEKYILHRLWELDGQVRAAYEAYRFADVTRPLIEFCQGDLSTLFFDIRKDSLYCDAPNALRRRAYRTVLDYVFERLTIWLSPLTSFTMEEAWQTRFPEAGSNSLRVIPETPAAWRNDAEALRWDRVREVRRVVNGILEEQRRNKKIGSALEASLEVHIIDPDLLSAFEGIDAAETFLTSVADIIPATNNGVESTLPEASLSLPDQPYVYVLSTSAYDKGRKCARSWRILPEVGTDPRYPELSLRDAEAVAYWDATHN